The proteins below come from a single Streptococcus canis genomic window:
- the arcC gene encoding carbamate kinase, translating to MTKQKIVVALGGNAILSTDASAKAQQEALVSTSKSLVKLIKEGHEVIVTHGNGPQVGNLLLQQAAADSEKNPAMPLDTCVAMTEGSIGFWLVNALDNELQAQGIQKEVAAVVTQVIVDAKDPAFENPTKPIGPFLTEEDAKKQMAESKASFKEDAGRGWRKVVPSPKPVGIKEANVIRSLVDSGVVVVSAGGGGVPVVEDATSKTLTGVEAVIDKDFASQTLSELVDADLFIVLTGVDNVYINFNKPDQTKLEEVTVSQMKEYITQDQFAPGSMLPKVEAAIAFVENKPNAKAIITSLENIDNVLSANAGTQIIAG from the coding sequence ATGACAAAACAAAAAATCGTAGTCGCACTTGGAGGAAATGCTATTCTTTCAACAGATGCATCAGCAAAAGCCCAACAAGAAGCCTTGGTTTCAACATCAAAATCATTGGTTAAATTAATCAAAGAAGGTCATGAAGTTATCGTGACCCACGGAAATGGTCCACAAGTTGGTAATCTTTTATTACAACAGGCAGCAGCAGATTCTGAAAAAAATCCAGCTATGCCTTTAGACACTTGTGTTGCCATGACAGAAGGCAGTATCGGTTTTTGGTTAGTCAATGCTCTTGACAATGAATTGCAAGCCCAAGGCATTCAAAAAGAAGTGGCAGCTGTTGTCACTCAAGTGATCGTGGATGCCAAAGACCCGGCTTTTGAAAACCCAACAAAACCAATTGGGCCTTTCCTTACAGAAGAAGATGCTAAAAAACAAATGGCAGAGTCAAAAGCAAGCTTCAAAGAAGATGCCGGTCGCGGCTGGCGTAAGGTTGTGCCATCACCAAAACCAGTTGGCATTAAAGAAGCTAATGTCATCAGAAGTCTCGTTGATTCTGGCGTTGTTGTGGTCAGTGCTGGTGGTGGTGGTGTGCCCGTTGTGGAAGATGCTACTAGCAAGACACTTACTGGTGTGGAAGCTGTTATTGACAAGGACTTTGCTAGCCAAACCCTTTCAGAATTGGTGGACGCAGACCTCTTTATCGTTTTGACAGGAGTTGACAATGTTTACATCAATTTCAATAAACCTGACCAAACAAAATTGGAAGAAGTAACGGTTTCTCAAATGAAAGAGTACATTACACAAGATCAGTTTGCTCCAGGTAGTATGCTGCCTAAAGTGGAAGCTGCTATTGCTTTTGTGGAAAACAAACCAAATGCTAAAGCCATTATCACATCGCTAGAAAATATTGACAATGTGCTATCAGCAAATGCTGGGACACAAATTATCGCAGGGTGA
- the asnA gene encoding aspartate--ammonia ligase has protein sequence MKKSFIYQQEEISFVKNTFTQYLIAKLDVVEVQGPILSRVGDGMQDNLSGIENPVSVKVLNIPHATFEVVHSLAKWKRHTLARFGFNEGEGLVVNMKALRPDEDSLDQTHSVYVDQWDWEKVIPDGKRNLAYLKETVETIYKVIRLTELAVEARYDIEAVLPKKITFIHTEELVAKYPDLTPKERENAITKEFGAVFLIGIGGVLSDGKPHDGRAPDYDDWTSESENGYHGLNGDILVWNNQLESAFELSSMGIRVDEEALKRQVEITGDQDRLAFDWHKSLLNGLFPLSIGGGIGQSRMAMFLLRKKHIGEVQTSVWPQEVRDSYDNIL, from the coding sequence ATGAAGAAAAGTTTTATTTATCAACAAGAAGAGATTTCCTTTGTTAAAAATACATTTACACAGTATTTGATTGCTAAACTTGATGTTGTTGAAGTGCAAGGCCCCATTTTAAGTCGGGTCGGGGACGGTATGCAGGATAATTTGTCTGGTATTGAAAATCCAGTATCTGTCAAAGTTTTGAACATTCCCCATGCAACTTTTGAAGTCGTGCATTCGTTAGCAAAATGGAAACGTCACACCTTGGCCCGTTTTGGCTTCAATGAAGGCGAAGGTCTTGTTGTTAATATGAAGGCTCTCCGACCTGATGAGGATTCACTTGACCAAACGCATTCAGTCTATGTTGACCAGTGGGATTGGGAAAAAGTGATTCCTGATGGCAAGCGCAACCTAGCCTATCTCAAAGAAACAGTTGAAACCATTTACAAGGTTATTCGGCTAACCGAATTAGCTGTGGAAGCTCGTTATGATATTGAAGCTGTTTTACCAAAGAAAATTACCTTCATTCACACTGAAGAATTGGTAGCTAAATACCCCGATTTGACGCCCAAAGAACGCGAAAATGCTATTACCAAAGAATTTGGTGCGGTCTTCTTGATTGGTATTGGTGGTGTTCTGTCAGACGGCAAGCCACATGATGGTCGGGCTCCTGACTACGATGATTGGACAAGTGAATCTGAAAATGGCTATCATGGTCTCAATGGTGATATCTTGGTTTGGAATAACCAGCTTGAATCGGCCTTTGAATTATCCTCAATGGGGATTCGTGTAGACGAGGAAGCTCTGAAACGTCAAGTAGAAATTACTGGTGACCAAGATCGTTTAGCCTTTGATTGGCACAAATCCTTGTTGAATGGTCTTTTTCCGCTCTCTATTGGTGGAGGGATTGGCCAATCACGCATGGCCATGTTTTTATTGCGCAAAAAACATATTGGAGAGGTTCAGACGTCTGTTTGGCCTCAAGAAGTTCGTGATAGCTACGATAATATCTTGTAA